Genomic segment of Rattus norvegicus strain BN/NHsdMcwi chromosome 7, GRCr8, whole genome shotgun sequence:
CAGAGAAGAAATTTATTTCTAAGGATGCAAAAGAGGCATCAATATCTGTCTAAGGCACTAAGATGTTCAAATTTAATGGGCAGTACTTTGGGAACTCACATATTCattctccctgtctttcttctcATGTGTATTCCTTTTTCACAAAAGTAGACTAACaattctccattttctctctctctctctctctctctctctctctctctctctctctctgtctctgtctctctccctccctccctcccttccttcctccctcctccattgCAAGTTctacttttttgttttactaTACTCTTCCCTTCAGGTATATCCTTACCCATTGACAGAAGTTTGACCTAGATAACAATTCATAGGTCACAATGATTGCTGGGATGTAAAAAAAATGTGGTCCTCAAATGGCAGTCTTAACTATAGCACCATCCTTCACTCTGTTCCAATTAGATTATTGCCACAGAAGACAGGGGAAATGGTATGCAATGCCTCATGTCCAGACGTTTATGGTTCTATATCATCCCCACCCCTGCAAAAGACGTGTGCAGATAGATGAAGAAAATTTACATGTTATTTCAAAGTCCCTTTGTCTTTTAGGAGTAATCAGCATCCTGCCTTCTTTGCAGTAATTTCCTAGCACCCCTCCTATgccacaaggaaaaaaaacacttcTGGATCTCTTCCTGTACTTTCTGATATTCCCTTGAGGTTCAGAAACCATAAATTCTACTTGTCTGTAACATCTGCAGGGAAACCTTATAtaatgaagaagaaggaagaggagaaggaaaaggagaagaaaaagaagaaaaaaaagaagaaggaggagaggaagaaggagaggaaataTAAAGAGAGGaagtagaagaaggaggaggagaaagaagaggaggatgaagaggagatgatgagaaggaggagaaggataagaaggagaagaaggaagagaaggaggagaagatggtggaaaaggagaaggagaagaagaagaaggggaaggagaaggagaaggaggaagtggaggaggaggatgaggaagaggaggatgataatgaggaagaggagaaggaggagaagaaggaggaggagaagaaggaagagaaggaggagaagatggtggaaaaggagaaggagaagaagaagaaggggaaggagaaggagaaggaggaagaggagaaagaggaggaagaggatgaggaagaggatgaggaagaggaggatgataatgaggaggagaaggagaaggagaagaaggaggaggagaatgagaagggaaaggaaatgaaggtggagaagaatgagaaggaggagtAGAGTAggatgaagatgaagagaaggagaaggaggagaagtaaagtgaggaggagaagaagaagcagaagaaggagaagaaggaggaggagaatgagaagaaggaaaaggaaatgaaggtgGAGAAGAACGAGAAGGAGGAGTAggatgaagatgaagaggagaagaaggaggaaaagtaaaatgagaaggagaagaaggaagagaataaggagaaggagaagaaggaggagaaggaggacaagatggtggagaaggagaagaaggagaaggagaagaagaaggaggaggaggagaggaagaaggagaggaagaaggagaggaaatagaaagagaggaagtagaagaaggaggaggagaaagaagaggaggatgaagaggagatgatgaggaggaggataagaaggagaagaaggaggagaaggaggagaagatggtggagaaggagaagaagaagaaagagaaggagaaggaggaagaggaggaagaggaggaagaggaggatgataatgaggaagagaaggagaaggagaagaaggaagagaagaaggagaagaaggaggaggaaaagatggtggagaaggagaagaaggagaaggagaagaagaaggagaagaagaaggagaagaagaaggaagaggagcaagaggaggaagataatgaggaagagaaggagaaggaggagaagaagcagaagaaggagaagaaggaggaggagaatgagaaggaggaaaaggaaatgaaggcggagaagaatgagaaggaggagtaggatgaagatgaagaggaggagaaggaggaaaagtaaaatgagaaggagaaggaagagaagaaggagaaggagaaggaggagaaggaggatgaggacaggagaagaaggagaaggacagaagaaggagaagaagttggagaagaagaaggatgaggaggagaaggaggatgataatgaggaaaagaaggagaataagaagcaggagaaggagaagaaggaggagaatgagaagaaagaaaaggaaatgaagttggaaaagaagaaggagaagaaggagcagaatgaagatgaagaagaggaggaggaaaagtaaaatgaaaagaaggaagagaaggagaaggaggagaaggaggagaaggaggagatgaagaagaagaagaggaggaggaggaggaagacaatgaggaagagaaggagaaggaggagaagaagcagaaggagaagaagaggaagaaagagacttTCTGTATAGAAGATACCTGGGCCCAGAGGAATTTCTACAGTGTAGGTCGCCCCTTTTGTGGCATATATTCAGCAGTGAAGAAGATCATGAACGATTATTCTGAAGGTCAAGATAAATTTGTCAGTGTGTTCCAGACTCTGACCCTGGCAATTGATCTGTCCTGGAAGAGAAATATTTGTTCTTGTTACTTTCTGCTCTACAATAGAAAGTGAATGAATACTATCAATGGctagaaaagaggcagaaatgATTGCTAAGAATTAAGATAACATCTGCTCTGCCAATTGTGGATTACAATACTGAGAAATGTGGATGAGAGCAAAATTCCTGGAGATTATTATTGGATGAATGAAAAAGGACATAATTAATCCACTCCTTGATGACAAAATCAGAAAGATCACTAAAGGAAAATCTGGAAATTCTGTTCTTTTCAAGTAAACTCAAGGAAGTTTTCTGTAAAAGTGCTAATATCGACCTTACAACTCTAGAAGCAAAAGCCGTAATGGAGCAACATTTCATCACTCAGTCTGCCTctaatacataaaagaaactacaAAATTACATATAGGACCAAGATCTACTAAACCTGCTAGTGGGAATGACCTTCCCTGTCTATAGAAATCAGAACTCAAAGGAGGAACGAAAATTAATTTAGAGATAAAACATAACCAAAACAATGACGGCCATAATTGGGGTAGTCCTTGTTGGAATACCCAAAGTTCAAGCAAAGTGTGGACACTGGGAAAATACTGCAACAGACATTCAGTCAGCTCCTGTTGTGGTTTCCAAGAACATAGGAAGAGTTAGGACATCTAAGACTCACATGGCCTCAGAGAATGGATGACTATGAACTCCTGGAGAGACTGTCATTGCCTCCACCTGAAAACATCTACATCACCACTGATGAACCACAGTAAGCTCTGGATGCTATGAGCAAACAAATTCATCTTCTACAGATATGAACTACATTCATGGATGAACAATGGGTCTGCAATTGTGAATGGAAGAGAAGATTCAAACAGAAGCCATAATCtctctaaaccagtggttctcaacccatgaGCGGCAAGCACTTTGGGGGCCCAAACCACATTTTCACAGGACTGTGCATATCAGATGGCATATTCACATTCTCTTTCATAAccatagaaaaattacagttataacaATACagtagcaatgagaataattttatggttggaggtcaccacaacatgaggtacTATATGAAGAGTACAggatgaggaaggttgagaaccaatacCCTAGACCACTGCAAGGACAATGAACAAGATGGTGGTGAGACTTCTGAGAGAAGTAGGTCTTCTTCAGTGGAAGTAAGCTCTAATGAACGTATTTTCCTTTTTCGGATGGGTAAAGGATCTTTTTTTCCCAATCAAACAGAGAGTGCTGTGGAAGTAACAAAGACTTTACTAAACTTTATCTTGGATACTTTTAACTCACAAAACCCGAGGAGTGTCTAAGGCATTAAATATCACTTACATTCTCCCAAGATGCCTTAGCTCTGCAGAAAAGCCCAAGGAGCCAATGACATCTTGAAATGTGTAGTAGACAAACTTTCCCAAGAGACTTCAGAAAAATGGCTATCTATACTTCTCATTGCCTTGGGGAATATACAAAATGGGACATTTGTGAAATACTTTCAGGGAGCAATTACCTCTTGTTTGctgtagtttcttttcttttcttttcttttttatgagaATAGAGTTCGAATTGGTCAAGAGGTGAAACTTTGGTAGCAGATGTCTGAGCTTAAATGGCTTGACGTGGGAGGAGGAATAGCAGGAACATGGAccaaggaaaggaggaagtccaTGTGAGGGTACAGTGGAAGAACTTTAAGTGCAATACAAGCGTCTTGCAAGGAACTGTGAGACTGATTCCCACTCAGGTACTTGGGACAGTTTCATTGTGTAGGCCAAAAGGGAATTTAGACATTGAATTCCAGGCTCTAGGCTACATGTGTGCATCAGGGCCTGGTACTTGCAGTTTGCTTAATTGTATTGCACCCCTTTTAAATGTCACTAATCCCTGTGGCTTATATCTTTCTATTCAGAGATGGGGTTCTAAGAAGCCAGCCTCAGCATAGAACTGAGCCTTACCAGAAGCTTATTTGCAAGGAGAACACAGGTTCAGTCCTTCTAGAAATCTACTAACTACTGGCAATCGGCCCAAGGGGAAGAACAGGAAACAGACGTAAGATGAGGGTCCATTCCTGAATCAACCCCAAAAGGTAACAACACAcccatgtgcatgcacgtgcacacacacacacacacacacacacacacacacacgtgcacacacacacatgcacgcactcacGCATGCACGCaggcactcacagacacacacacacactcacagacacacacacacacacatgcacgcacgcatacaggcaggcacacatgcacacacacacagacacaaattatctatctatctatctatctatctatctatctatctatctatctatctatctatctatccatcatctatctgtgtatctgtctatctatctatctatctatctatctatctatctatctatctatctatctatctacctacctacctatcttctatctatatctatctatctatctatctatctatctatctatctatctatctatctatctatctatctatctatctatctatgatgcCCTAGAGTAAGCAAGAGAGGAGGAACCTAGGGCATGCCAGCAGTATTTTCTTTACCCACTTAGTCAAAAGACTGATATTCCATATTCTTgttaagaaaataatttgtgattATATTTGGTAAGGCAGAAGCAATTTTAGTAGATTTTTTATAGGAATAGAATTTGAATTGGTCCAAAGATGGGCCTTCTGCAGCAGATTTTGGAGAGTAAATGGTTCGACAAGTGAAGAGAGATAACAGGAACGTGGACCAAGGAAAGGAGAAAGTCCATGCAAGAGCACAGTGGAGGTGCCTGGTAGGAAGAAAGATGTTacctttgtgtgcgtgtgtggtgtgtgtctgtgagtgtgtgtgtgtgtctgtgagtgcctGCGTGCATGCgtgagtgcgtgcatgtgtgtgtgtgtgcatgtgtgtgtgtgtgtgtgtgtgtgtttgtgtgtgcacgtgcatgcgcaTGGGTGTGTGTTACCTTTTGGGGTTGATTCAGGAATGGACCCTCATCTTACGTCTGTTTCCTGTTCTTCCCCTTGGGCCGATTGCCAGTAGTTAGTAGATTTCTAGAAGGACTGAACCTGTGTTCTCCTTGCAAATAAGCTTCTGGTAAGGCTCAGTTCTATGCTGAGGCTGACTTCTTAGAACCCCATCTCTGAATAGAAAGATATAAGCCACAGGGATTAATAACATTTAAAAGGGGTGCAATGCAATTAAGCAAGCTGCAAGTACCAGGCCCTGATGCACACATGTAGCATAGAGCCTGGAATTCAAATTCCCTTTTGGCCTACACAATGAAACTGTCCCAAGTACCTGAGTGGGAATCAGTCTCATAGTTCCTTGCAAAATGCTGGAATTGCACTCATGGGAGTGGTTgtccaaaacaaaaaacttagacAGTGCAGGACAAAATTACATTGCTCATAACTCCAGGATGGGTAAAGAaaatgctgctggcattccctaGGGTCCTCCTCTCTCTGATTCTCTTGCTTATTCTAGGGCTTCATAGATCTATCTCTCTAAtttgtctatatgtctgtctgtctatctgtctgcctgcctatctatctatctatctatctatctatctatctatctatctatctggaaaCTTGATTGATCATGGCCAGAGAGATACATCTGCTACACCTTGGACTAACACATTGAGAAATTTTGAATACACCTTCAAATTGGGGTCTCAGGACATATAATAGCATTAGCGACAGAATAGGGGAAACTTTCTGCCCTACTCAGCTCTGCACCCCTACTCAGCATGACACAATTACAGGAAGACTGACCTTCCGCCTTCAGTTTCCCTAAGGAATTGGGTGaaagtctctcagagggaagttgaggcaggtaAGATCAGGGAAAATTTTAGTGGCCTGGGACCACATTTGGTTTTGTATTATGCGTTCATCTCTTATACTTGGTAGCCTAGCTCCCTCAGC
This window contains:
- the LOC102552316 gene encoding cilia- and flagella-associated protein 251-like, yielding MVEKEKEKKKKGKEKEKEEVEEEDEEEEDDNEEEEKEEKKEEEKKEEKEEKMVEKEKEKKKKGKEKEKEEEEKEEEEDEEEDEEEEDDNEEEKEKEKKEEENEKGKEMKVEKNEKEE